In Candidatus Eisenbacteria bacterium, a single genomic region encodes these proteins:
- a CDS encoding DUF5117 domain-containing protein, translated as MRPRKCSRWLLVALLAAACAIAQSAPAAGDDSFIKGKGKEKKGASEPDDGLKPFDEIVAGCERVEGLFPIYRNRDLGKLWIELAPDRLDRPYIWALTREAAEGIFFDNSALMGESILTFHREGKKIHWILPNMSFFSTGDSAFARAVERGVSRSLLGVTEIASKPHPERKSILIDPSSILLQDHGWVGYVMREAQAGYSLDRDGSYVDVIKNFPLNTEIQVVLTFRTDNPKVAVPILPDARSFQHRYHWSLVDRPSNGYRPRLADDRVGHFLTMHQDYSNPRSESPYVRYVNRWRLEKQDPTAPISPPKEPIVYWIENTVPVEYRDEVERGVLAWNKAFETAGFRDAIVVKQMPDTATWDPADVRYSVIRWMLQPGADYAVGPSRSDPVTGEIFDADIRIAADLVRTVYREWTDQISPLTRPGRASSDDGAEGDWLDPGASRGGVPGYGPHDRCDPEFAEGMARQAAFGMGIAAVRGLFDPESPEGKKYVDDYMAGLVCHEVGHTLGLRHNFRSSVINTLDQLQDVARTKAVGITGSIMDYTPVNLARIGETQGEYWQLEPGVYDHWAIEYAYKPIDAQSPEDEVPELERIASRAADPLLTYGTDEDARGLGPTGIDPASSMWDLGDDPLAWSASRMDLADELWSRMDEYLSKPGQEYRRYRTVFSQGIAEYWYAANIIPKHIGGIHHYRDHVGDPGGRLPFEPVPAAKQRHALKLLTERVLSEKAFKVAPELLNKIAPDRMPTFGGNLYSSQRIDPPFYGRILGVQTRALDRLYHPITLSRLQDLEARYAADEEKFRMIEMFETLRGAIWSEVAGGRPVGTIRRNLQRAHLNRLIEIAVDPEEGTPEDATTLARADLKAIMSRCATALGRADLDPMTRAHLDETRDRAKAALDAPVSRSIPDPAAGPRM; from the coding sequence GTGAGACCACGGAAGTGTTCGAGATGGCTCCTCGTCGCTCTGCTCGCGGCGGCATGCGCGATCGCCCAATCGGCGCCCGCGGCCGGGGACGACTCGTTCATCAAGGGGAAGGGGAAGGAGAAGAAGGGCGCTTCGGAGCCCGATGACGGGCTGAAGCCGTTCGACGAGATCGTCGCCGGCTGCGAGCGGGTCGAAGGGCTCTTCCCCATCTATCGCAACCGGGACTTGGGAAAGCTCTGGATCGAGCTGGCTCCGGATCGCCTCGACCGTCCCTACATCTGGGCCCTGACGAGGGAAGCGGCCGAGGGGATCTTCTTCGACAACAGCGCGCTGATGGGCGAGTCGATTCTCACCTTCCACCGCGAGGGGAAGAAGATCCACTGGATCCTCCCGAACATGAGCTTCTTCTCCACCGGGGACTCCGCGTTCGCTCGGGCGGTCGAACGAGGGGTCTCGCGAAGCCTCCTGGGGGTCACGGAGATCGCGAGCAAGCCGCATCCGGAGCGCAAGTCGATTCTCATCGATCCTTCCTCCATCCTCCTTCAGGACCATGGATGGGTCGGATACGTGATGCGGGAGGCGCAGGCCGGCTACTCGCTCGACCGTGACGGCAGCTACGTCGACGTGATCAAGAACTTCCCTCTGAACACCGAGATCCAAGTCGTCTTGACATTCCGCACCGACAACCCGAAGGTCGCCGTCCCGATCCTTCCCGACGCGCGGAGCTTCCAGCATCGATACCACTGGAGCCTTGTGGATCGCCCATCGAACGGCTACCGGCCCAGGCTCGCCGACGATCGGGTGGGGCACTTCCTCACGATGCACCAGGACTACTCGAACCCGCGCAGCGAAAGCCCGTATGTGCGGTACGTCAACCGCTGGCGGCTCGAGAAGCAGGATCCGACGGCCCCCATCTCGCCTCCGAAGGAGCCGATCGTCTACTGGATCGAGAACACGGTTCCGGTCGAATACCGGGACGAGGTCGAGCGGGGCGTGCTCGCATGGAACAAGGCCTTCGAGACAGCCGGATTCCGCGACGCGATCGTCGTGAAGCAGATGCCCGATACGGCCACGTGGGATCCCGCGGATGTCCGCTACAGCGTGATCCGATGGATGCTCCAGCCGGGGGCCGACTATGCCGTGGGACCCTCCCGGTCCGATCCCGTGACCGGCGAGATCTTCGACGCCGACATACGGATCGCCGCGGATCTCGTCAGGACGGTCTACAGGGAGTGGACCGATCAGATCAGTCCGCTGACCCGTCCCGGCCGAGCGTCATCTGACGACGGCGCGGAGGGAGACTGGCTCGATCCCGGCGCGTCGAGAGGCGGCGTCCCCGGATACGGCCCGCATGATCGATGCGATCCGGAGTTCGCCGAGGGGATGGCCCGCCAGGCCGCCTTCGGGATGGGGATCGCCGCCGTCCGCGGCCTGTTCGACCCCGAGAGCCCGGAGGGGAAGAAGTACGTGGACGACTACATGGCCGGTCTCGTCTGCCACGAAGTCGGCCACACGCTCGGCCTCAGGCACAACTTCAGGTCGAGCGTGATCAACACCCTCGATCAGCTCCAGGATGTGGCCAGGACGAAGGCGGTCGGGATCACCGGATCGATCATGGACTACACGCCGGTCAATCTCGCTCGGATCGGCGAGACGCAGGGGGAGTACTGGCAGCTGGAGCCGGGCGTCTACGATCACTGGGCGATCGAGTACGCCTACAAGCCGATCGACGCGCAGTCTCCGGAGGACGAGGTCCCCGAGCTCGAGAGGATCGCCTCGCGCGCCGCCGATCCTCTGCTCACCTACGGCACCGATGAGGATGCGCGCGGCCTGGGCCCGACCGGGATCGACCCCGCGAGTTCGATGTGGGACCTCGGGGACGATCCGCTCGCCTGGTCGGCGAGCCGCATGGACCTCGCCGACGAGCTCTGGTCGCGGATGGACGAATACCTATCGAAGCCGGGGCAGGAGTACCGGCGCTATCGCACCGTCTTCTCTCAGGGGATCGCCGAGTACTGGTACGCCGCCAACATCATTCCGAAGCACATCGGGGGGATCCACCACTACAGGGATCATGTCGGGGACCCGGGCGGGCGCCTGCCCTTCGAGCCGGTCCCCGCGGCGAAGCAGAGGCATGCGCTGAAGCTCCTGACGGAACGCGTCCTCTCGGAGAAGGCGTTCAAGGTCGCGCCGGAGCTTCTCAACAAGATCGCTCCGGACAGGATGCCGACCTTCGGCGGAAACCTCTACTCCTCGCAGCGGATCGATCCTCCCTTCTACGGGCGGATCCTCGGCGTCCAGACGCGGGCGCTCGACCGTCTCTATCATCCGATCACCCTGAGCCGTCTTCAGGACCTCGAGGCCCGCTATGCCGCGGACGAAGAGAAGTTCCGCATGATCGAGATGTTCGAGACGCTGCGCGGAGCGATCTGGAGCGAGGTCGCGGGCGGCAGGCCGGTCGGGACGATCCGCAGGAACCTGCAACGGGCGCACTTGAACCGGCTGATTGAGATCGCCGTCGATCCGGAGGAGGGGACGCCCGAGGACGCGACGACTCTCGCGAGGGCGGATCTCAAGGCGATCATGAGTCGATGCGCGACCGCCCTCGGGCGCGCGGATCTCGATCCGATGACCCGCGCTCATCTGGACGAGACGAGGGATCGCGCGAAGGCGGCCCTGGACGCTCCGGTGAGCCGGTCGATTCCGGATCCCGCCGCGGGACCGAGGATGTAG
- the nrfH gene encoding cytochrome c nitrite reductase small subunit: MRAGSAFGIVLGILVGATAGIGGYTFLYAKGGSYLTNDPEACTNCHVMREQFDGWMKSSHRNVAGCNDCHTPHAPVPKYATKAENGFRHSLAFTSGRFPEPIEITPHAREITEQACRHCHEEIVEAIDTGRHGDEKLSCIRCHRSVGHLR; this comes from the coding sequence ATGAGAGCTGGATCAGCGTTCGGCATCGTTCTGGGGATTCTGGTCGGAGCGACGGCCGGGATCGGGGGATATACCTTCCTCTACGCGAAGGGCGGCTCCTACTTGACGAACGATCCCGAGGCGTGCACGAACTGCCACGTCATGCGCGAGCAGTTCGACGGCTGGATGAAGTCGAGCCACCGCAACGTCGCCGGCTGCAACGATTGCCACACGCCCCACGCTCCGGTTCCGAAGTACGCGACCAAGGCCGAGAACGGCTTCCGGCACTCGCTGGCCTTCACATCCGGCAGGTTCCCGGAGCCGATCGAGATCACGCCGCACGCGCGCGAGATCACCGAGCAGGCGTGCAGGCATTGCCATGAGGAGATCGTCGAGGCGATCGACACGGGCCGGCACGGAGACGAGAAGCTCTCGTGCATCAGGTGCCATCGCTCTGTCGGGCATCTGCGTTGA
- a CDS encoding ammonia-forming cytochrome c nitrite reductase subunit c552, producing MAKGGGSARSGRLVLGAAILAAILAAGVTGLLVNIFEHKQEAKNPFFRVVEITDEIEDPIVWGKNFPQQYDLYSRTVDQVRTRYGGSEGVPRTPTDADPRSVVAQSKLEEDPRLKAIWAGYAFARDFREERGHAFMLEDQSFTERQLAVKQPGSCMNCHASVYVPYKKLGGGDLTAGFEKMNQMPYSEARTHVEHPIACIDCHDPETMQLRITRPGFMEGMQALKASQGVADYDVNKSATRQEMRSFVCAQCHVEYYFKGAEKRLVYPWHKGLKVEEILDYYDEVGHKDWVHAASGAPALKAQHPEFELWSQGIHARSGVACADCHMPYRRIGAMKISDHHVRSPLLNVSAACQPCHKWPEEELKSRVEEIQDRTYGLRNHAMDALVALIEDLGKAKESGRSDEELSAARQMQREAQFRIDFVEAENSTGFHAPQEAARILGEAIDIARKGQLAVRDLALKTP from the coding sequence ATGGCGAAGGGAGGAGGCTCCGCGCGATCCGGAAGGCTCGTGCTGGGCGCGGCGATTCTGGCCGCGATTCTGGCGGCGGGGGTGACGGGACTCCTGGTCAACATCTTCGAGCACAAGCAGGAGGCCAAGAACCCCTTCTTCCGGGTCGTGGAGATCACGGACGAGATCGAGGATCCCATCGTATGGGGCAAGAACTTCCCCCAGCAGTACGATCTCTACAGCCGGACGGTGGATCAGGTCCGCACGCGCTACGGCGGCAGCGAGGGAGTTCCAAGGACGCCGACAGATGCCGACCCCAGATCGGTCGTCGCGCAGTCGAAGCTCGAGGAGGATCCCCGCCTGAAGGCGATCTGGGCGGGCTACGCCTTCGCGAGGGATTTCCGGGAGGAGCGCGGCCACGCCTTCATGCTGGAGGATCAGAGCTTCACGGAGCGGCAGCTCGCCGTCAAGCAGCCGGGGAGCTGCATGAACTGCCATGCCTCGGTCTACGTCCCATACAAGAAGCTGGGCGGCGGAGATCTGACGGCCGGCTTCGAGAAGATGAACCAGATGCCGTACAGCGAGGCCCGGACGCACGTCGAGCATCCCATCGCCTGCATCGACTGCCACGATCCGGAGACGATGCAGCTCAGGATCACGCGCCCCGGTTTCATGGAGGGGATGCAGGCGCTCAAGGCATCGCAGGGGGTTGCCGACTACGACGTCAACAAGTCGGCCACGCGGCAGGAGATGCGCTCCTTCGTCTGCGCTCAGTGCCATGTCGAGTACTACTTCAAGGGAGCCGAGAAGCGTCTCGTCTATCCGTGGCACAAGGGGCTCAAGGTTGAGGAGATCCTCGACTACTACGACGAGGTGGGTCACAAGGACTGGGTCCACGCCGCCTCGGGAGCCCCCGCGCTGAAGGCGCAGCACCCGGAGTTCGAGCTCTGGAGCCAGGGGATCCACGCCCGTTCTGGCGTCGCCTGCGCCGACTGCCACATGCCCTACAGGCGGATCGGGGCGATGAAGATCAGCGATCACCACGTGCGCAGCCCGCTCCTGAATGTCAGCGCGGCCTGCCAGCCGTGCCACAAGTGGCCCGAGGAGGAGCTGAAGTCGAGGGTCGAAGAGATCCAGGATCGCACCTACGGGCTGCGCAACCATGCCATGGACGCCCTCGTTGCCCTGATCGAGGATCTCGGGAAGGCGAAGGAGTCGGGCCGGTCCGACGAGGAGCTGTCGGCGGCCAGACAGATGCAGCGAGAGGCGCAGTTCCGCATAGACTTCGTCGAGGCGGAGAACTCGACGGGCTTTCACGCGCCGCAGGAGGCCGCGCGGATCCTGGGGGAGGCGATCGACATCGCCCGCAAGGGTCAGCTCGCCGTTCGTGACCTCGCTCTGAAGACGCCCTAG
- a CDS encoding deoxyribodipyrimidine photo-lyase → MSTTPRARPRPTILWFRNDLRLADNPAVRAACDRGAPILPVYILS, encoded by the coding sequence ATCTCGACGACGCCTCGGGCGCGCCCGCGCCCCACGATCCTCTGGTTCCGGAACGACCTCAGGCTTGCGGACAATCCGGCCGTTCGGGCGGCGTGCGATCGCGGCGCGCCGATCCTGCCAGTCTACATCCTTTCCTGA
- a CDS encoding acyl-CoA dehydrogenase yields the protein MDFNFSEEQKMMRTMARDFADREVRPLAAVLDAEARYPYETVEKLAQLGFMGIFVPPEHGGSGLDQVSYALVIEELSRACAATGVIVSAHNSLVCYPVLRFGTDEQKRKYLAPMARGEAIGSFALTEPEAGSDAANQRTVAVADGDHFVLNGSKIFITNATVAKTFIIFGLTDPPAGVRGITAFLIERDTPGFVVGKKEDTMGIRGSGACRLDFDDVRLPRESVLGEVNKGFRVAMATLDAGRIGIAAQAVGIGQAALDESVKYAKERVAFGKPISNLEAIQWMIADTATEVAAARCLTYRAAAKKDEGDNITLEAAQAKLYASEMAHRATHRAVQIHGGYGYTKDFPVERLYRDARVTEIYEGTSEIQRLVVASQMLK from the coding sequence ATGGATTTCAACTTCAGCGAAGAGCAGAAGATGATGCGAACCATGGCCCGCGACTTCGCGGACCGTGAGGTCCGGCCGCTGGCGGCGGTTCTCGACGCGGAGGCCCGCTACCCGTACGAGACGGTCGAGAAGCTGGCGCAGCTCGGCTTCATGGGGATTTTCGTGCCGCCCGAGCACGGCGGTTCCGGTCTCGACCAGGTCTCTTACGCTCTCGTCATCGAAGAGCTCTCTCGCGCCTGCGCCGCGACCGGCGTGATCGTGAGCGCGCACAACAGTCTCGTCTGTTACCCCGTGCTTCGCTTCGGCACGGACGAGCAGAAGCGCAAGTATCTGGCCCCGATGGCAAGGGGAGAGGCGATCGGATCCTTCGCGCTGACGGAGCCCGAAGCGGGCTCGGACGCCGCGAACCAGCGGACCGTGGCTGTCGCGGACGGGGATCACTTCGTCCTGAACGGCTCGAAGATCTTCATCACCAACGCGACGGTCGCCAAGACGTTCATCATCTTCGGTCTGACAGATCCGCCAGCGGGCGTGCGGGGGATCACGGCCTTCCTCATCGAGCGGGACACGCCCGGCTTCGTCGTCGGCAAGAAGGAGGACACGATGGGGATCCGGGGCTCGGGAGCCTGCCGACTCGACTTCGACGACGTCCGGCTCCCGCGCGAGAGTGTCCTGGGGGAAGTCAACAAGGGCTTCCGGGTCGCCATGGCTACGCTCGACGCGGGACGGATCGGGATCGCCGCCCAGGCCGTCGGAATCGGGCAGGCGGCGCTCGACGAGTCGGTCAAGTACGCCAAGGAGCGCGTCGCCTTCGGCAAGCCGATCTCGAACCTCGAGGCGATCCAGTGGATGATCGCCGACACGGCGACGGAGGTGGCCGCGGCGCGCTGCCTGACCTACCGCGCGGCCGCGAAGAAGGACGAAGGAGACAACATCACCCTCGAGGCGGCGCAGGCCAAGCTCTACGCGAGCGAGATGGCGCACCGCGCCACGCACCGCGCCGTTCAGATCCACGGCGGCTATGGGTACACGAAGGACTTCCCGGTGGAGCGATTGTACCGGGACGCGAGAGTGACGGAGATCTACGAGGGGACATCGGAGATCCAGAGGCTCGTCGTCGCGAGCCAGATGCTGAAGTAG
- a CDS encoding radical SAM protein, producing MAAAPKYVDLHRSGEIERRVRASLEGLRSCRACPWECGTDRARDAEGICRTGRRARVNSFFPHHGEERCLRGTGGSGTIFFARCNLQCVFCQNYDISQRDAGFEASALDLAGMMLDLQLAGCHNINLVTPEHVVPQALEGLQIAIDDGLRLPVVYNTSGFDSLDSLRFLDGIVDIYMPDFKLWTEANAARFLKCGRYPEAARAALREMHRQVGDLTIDERGIARHGLLVRHLVMPGLVEETREILRFLAGEISPDTYVNIMDQYHPAGVVGRGDYAEIDRAAERGEVEAAFRHAREAGLHRFEP from the coding sequence ATGGCGGCGGCTCCCAAATACGTGGATCTCCATCGTTCCGGAGAGATCGAGCGACGCGTCCGGGCTTCTCTGGAAGGCCTCCGTTCCTGCCGGGCCTGCCCGTGGGAGTGCGGGACCGACCGCGCGCGTGACGCGGAGGGGATCTGCCGCACGGGCCGCCGCGCCCGAGTGAACAGCTTCTTCCCGCATCATGGGGAAGAGCGATGCCTCCGGGGAACGGGCGGGAGCGGAACGATCTTCTTCGCCCGATGCAACCTCCAGTGCGTCTTCTGCCAGAACTACGACATCAGCCAGCGGGATGCCGGGTTCGAGGCCTCCGCCTTGGATCTCGCGGGCATGATGCTCGACCTCCAGCTCGCCGGCTGCCACAACATCAACCTGGTCACGCCCGAGCATGTCGTTCCGCAAGCGCTCGAAGGGCTGCAGATCGCGATCGATGACGGCCTGCGCCTGCCGGTTGTCTACAACACGAGCGGCTTCGATTCCCTCGATAGCCTGCGGTTCCTGGACGGGATCGTGGACATCTACATGCCCGACTTCAAGCTCTGGACGGAGGCGAACGCCGCCCGGTTCCTGAAGTGCGGCCGCTATCCGGAGGCCGCGCGCGCGGCCCTCCGCGAGATGCACAGGCAGGTCGGCGATCTGACGATCGACGAGAGGGGAATCGCGCGGCACGGCCTTCTCGTGCGGCATCTCGTCATGCCGGGGCTCGTGGAGGAGACGCGCGAGATTCTGCGCTTCCTGGCCGGGGAGATCTCTCCGGACACCTACGTCAACATCATGGACCAGTACCACCCGGCGGGGGTCGTGGGGAGAGGCGACTACGCGGAGATCGATCGGGCGGCGGAGCGCGGGGAGGTCGAGGCGGCCTTCCGCCACGCGCGGGAGGCCGGCCTCCACAGGTTCGAACCCTGA
- a CDS encoding tetratricopeptide repeat protein — MNRERRSRTPMLLKLPPPSVMIPPATATPAGQSDMSSARTGRGRGPKGPARPGPALSRWALAVFLLSVAVYANTIGNDLVSDDREMLIQNANTHDPLRIKAIFAERYWGTVIQNDTLYRPLTIWTFALNYGTNRLIGRSGPDPVGYRALNVVLHAIVGCLLLIFLTRLGMPPAASAASALLFACHPIHTEAVASVVGRGEILAALFGILFLISHRDRRSPFLSGSCLLLALFSKESAVAFLPVAALMDAVSRARKRSGPWLSYVAGAAAVALWGLMRSGAVRGAQMVILPIDNPLVEAGLGERLLTAAVVQLNYLRLLLLPIRLSSDYSYNQIPVVGSVASASVLLYFLILLCAAALAWALRRRHPVVPLFVGGYAILFLPASNVLYPIGTIMGERLAYSPSLFFCAALGYGHWLLRGRLQRITPGLLALLLIAYAPLTVLRNTTWSTMERFARAQLASAPNSAKANYNAGLVEQEAGRIGSAADRYRRAIEILPGYPVALNNLGIIARENGDLEAAIGYYGRAIAARPTHVSAHFNLGQAYQIQGRVDLAAGSYETAIRLRPDYVQALSNLAAIRLAQGRADDAKILWERALAIDPRYETARTNLENLRRGLLK, encoded by the coding sequence ATGAACCGTGAGCGTCGGTCCCGGACACCGATGCTCTTGAAGCTCCCTCCCCCGTCGGTCATGATCCCGCCAGCCACAGCCACCCCGGCCGGGCAATCAGACATGTCGAGCGCGCGGACAGGAAGAGGAAGAGGACCCAAGGGACCCGCCCGCCCGGGACCCGCGCTCTCCCGCTGGGCGCTGGCCGTGTTCCTCCTCTCGGTCGCGGTCTATGCCAACACCATCGGGAACGACCTCGTCTCCGACGATCGGGAGATGCTGATCCAGAACGCGAACACCCACGACCCGCTTCGGATCAAAGCGATCTTCGCCGAACGGTACTGGGGCACGGTCATCCAGAACGACACGCTCTACCGGCCGCTGACGATCTGGACCTTCGCGCTCAACTACGGGACGAACCGGCTCATCGGGCGGAGCGGTCCGGATCCAGTCGGGTACCGGGCTCTCAATGTCGTCCTCCACGCGATCGTCGGCTGCCTTCTCCTGATCTTTCTGACGCGGCTCGGCATGCCCCCCGCCGCGTCGGCAGCATCCGCGCTCCTCTTCGCCTGCCACCCGATCCACACGGAGGCCGTCGCCTCGGTCGTCGGGAGGGGAGAGATCCTCGCTGCCCTCTTCGGCATCCTCTTTCTCATCTCGCACCGTGACCGGCGGAGTCCGTTCCTCTCGGGCTCATGCCTCCTCCTGGCCCTCTTCAGCAAGGAGTCGGCCGTCGCCTTCCTGCCGGTTGCCGCCTTGATGGACGCCGTGTCGCGCGCGCGGAAGCGATCCGGGCCATGGCTCTCGTACGTCGCGGGGGCAGCGGCAGTCGCGCTGTGGGGCTTGATGAGATCGGGCGCCGTGCGCGGGGCGCAGATGGTGATACTCCCGATCGACAACCCCCTGGTCGAGGCGGGACTCGGGGAGCGGCTCCTCACGGCCGCCGTCGTGCAGCTCAACTACCTCCGACTGCTGCTGCTGCCGATCCGGCTCTCCTCGGACTATTCCTATAACCAGATCCCGGTTGTCGGTTCGGTCGCCTCGGCGAGCGTGCTCCTCTACTTCCTCATCCTTCTCTGCGCCGCCGCGTTAGCGTGGGCGCTGCGAAGACGCCATCCTGTCGTGCCGCTCTTCGTGGGCGGGTACGCCATCCTCTTCCTTCCCGCCAGCAACGTCCTCTACCCCATCGGGACGATCATGGGCGAGCGACTCGCCTACTCGCCGTCGCTCTTCTTCTGCGCGGCCTTGGGGTACGGACACTGGCTCCTGAGAGGACGCCTTCAGCGAATCACCCCGGGACTTCTGGCCCTCTTGCTCATCGCCTATGCCCCCCTGACCGTTCTCCGCAACACGACATGGAGCACCATGGAGCGTTTCGCCCGCGCTCAACTCGCGAGCGCTCCGAACAGCGCCAAGGCCAACTACAACGCCGGCCTCGTCGAGCAGGAAGCCGGAAGGATCGGTTCCGCGGCCGATCGCTACCGGAGGGCGATCGAAATCCTCCCGGGGTATCCGGTAGCTCTCAACAACCTGGGGATCATCGCGAGGGAGAATGGCGATCTCGAAGCCGCGATCGGCTATTACGGCAGGGCGATCGCCGCTCGCCCGACGCATGTCTCGGCGCACTTCAACCTGGGGCAGGCTTATCAGATCCAGGGTCGCGTCGATCTGGCGGCCGGTTCCTACGAGACCGCGATCCGCCTCAGGCCGGACTATGTGCAGGCGCTCTCCAACCTCGCGGCGATTCGCCTTGCGCAGGGGCGCGCGGACGACGCGAAGATCTTGTGGGAGAGGGCTCTCGCGATCGACCCCCGCTACGAGACGGCCCGCACGAACCTGGAGAATCTCAGAAGGGGGCTCCTGAAGTAG
- a CDS encoding TIGR01777 family protein encodes MKILITGATGFVGSSLRRALAGEGHSIVVLTRSREPSEGSATWDPRAGKIDRDRLEGLDAVVHLAGESIGAGRWTRERKDRILRSRVDGTRLLASSLVKLERRPRILISASAVGYYGDRGEVVLDEESGPGDGFLADVCRSWEAAAEPASREGIDVVALRIGMVLGAEGGVLARLRPIFRVGMGAVQGSGRQYVSWITLDDLVGIVRHFLSRAGVPAPGESRAGRVVAVNAVAPNPVTNRQFTKALAQALGRPAILVAPGWALRLAMGEMAGPLLLASARAVPRRALESGYEFRHPELAGALRAISGRMRDS; translated from the coding sequence ATGAAGATCCTGATAACCGGAGCGACCGGCTTCGTCGGCTCCTCCCTGCGCAGGGCCCTGGCGGGTGAGGGACATTCGATCGTCGTCCTGACGCGCTCCAGAGAACCGTCAGAGGGGTCTGCGACGTGGGATCCACGGGCGGGGAAGATCGATCGCGACCGGCTCGAGGGGTTGGATGCGGTCGTCCACCTCGCGGGAGAGAGCATCGGCGCGGGTCGCTGGACCAGGGAAAGGAAGGATCGCATCCTCAGAAGCCGCGTCGATGGGACGCGGCTGCTCGCCTCGAGCCTCGTCAAGCTCGAGAGGCGGCCGCGCATTCTCATCTCCGCATCCGCGGTCGGCTACTACGGCGATCGCGGCGAAGTCGTCCTTGACGAGGAGAGCGGTCCCGGCGACGGCTTCCTGGCGGATGTCTGCAGGAGCTGGGAGGCGGCCGCGGAGCCGGCGAGCCGCGAAGGGATCGATGTCGTCGCTCTCCGGATCGGGATGGTCCTTGGAGCCGAAGGGGGAGTTCTGGCGCGTCTGCGACCCATTTTCCGCGTGGGCATGGGAGCGGTCCAGGGGAGCGGGCGGCAATACGTGAGCTGGATAACGCTGGATGATCTCGTCGGCATCGTCCGACACTTTCTCTCGCGCGCGGGCGTCCCGGCGCCGGGCGAGTCCCGAGCCGGGCGCGTGGTGGCGGTCAACGCCGTCGCGCCGAACCCCGTGACGAACCGCCAGTTCACGAAGGCGCTCGCGCAGGCGCTCGGCCGCCCGGCGATCCTGGTCGCGCCCGGATGGGCGTTGCGGCTCGCTATGGGAGAGATGGCCGGGCCGCTCCTTCTGGCCAGCGCGCGCGCCGTGCCCCGCCGCGCGCTCGAGAGTGGATACGAGTTCCGCCACCCAGAACTGGCAGGCGCCCTCCGGGCCATCTCTGGTAGAATGCGAGATTCGTGA